A region of Pan troglodytes isolate AG18354 chromosome 23, NHGRI_mPanTro3-v2.0_pri, whole genome shotgun sequence DNA encodes the following proteins:
- the PES1 gene encoding pescadillo homolog has protein sequence MGGLEKKKYERGSATNYITRNKARKKLQLSLADFRRLCILKGIYPHEPKHKKKVNKGSTAARTFYLIKDIRFLLHEPIVNKFREYKVFVRKLRKAYGKSEWNTVERLKDNKPNYKLDHIIKERYPTFIDALRDLDDALSMCFLFSTFPRTGKCHVQTIQLCRRLTVEFIHYIIAARALRKVFLSIKGIYYQAEVLGQPIVWITPYAFSHDHPTDVDYRVMATFTEFYTTLLGFVNFRLYQLLNLHYPPKLEGQAQAEAKASEGTYALDSESSMEKLAALSASLARVVVPATEEEAEVDEFPTDGEMSAQEEDRRKELEAQEKHKKLFEGLKFFLNREVPREALAFIIRSFGGEVSWDKSLCIGATYDVTDSRITHQIVDRPGQQTSVIGRCYVQPQWVFDSVNARLLLPVAEYFPGVQLPPHLSPFVTEKEGDYVPPEKLKLLALQRGEDPGNLNESEEEEEEDDNNEGDGDEEGENEEEEEDAEAGSEKEEEARLAALEEQRMEGKKPRVMAGTLKLEDKQRLAQEEESEAKRLAIMMMKKREKYLYQKIMFGKRRKIREANKLAEKRKAHDEAVRSEKKAKKARPE, from the exons ATGGGAGGCCTTGAGAAGAAGAAG TATGAACGAGGCTCGGCCACTAACTACATCACCCGGAACAAAGCCCGGAAGAAGCTCCAGCTGAGCTTGGCTGACTTTAG gcgGCTGTGCATTCTGAAGGGCATTTATCCCCATGAACCCAAACACAAGAAGAAGGTTAACAAGGGTTCTACAGCAGCCCGAACGTTTTACCTTATCAAAGACATCAGGTTTCTCCTCCACGAACCCATCGTCAACAAGTTCCGGGAATACAAG gtGTTCGTCCGGAAGCTCCGGAAGGCTTATGGGAAGAGCGAGTGGAACACTGTAGAGCGTTTAAAGGACAATAAGCCCAACTACAAACTTGACCACATCATCAAGGAACG GTACCCCACGTTCATCGATGCCCTGCGGGACCTGGACGATGCCCTCTCCATGTGCTTCCTGTTTTCCACCTTCCCACGGACTGGCAAGTGCCACGTGCAGACCATTCAGCTGTGCCGCCGGCTCACTGTGGAGTTCATCCACTACATTATTGCTGCCCGTGCCCTGCGCAAG GTCTTCCTGTCCATCAAAGGCATTTACTACCAGGCCGAGGTACTGGGGCAGCCCATCGTGTGGATCACTCCCTATGCCTTCTCCCATGAC CACCCGACAGACGTGGACTACAGGGTCATGGCCACCTTCACCGAGTTCTACACCACGCTGCTGGGCTTTGTCAATTTCCGCCTTTACCAGTTGCTCAACCTCCACTATCCCCCGAAG CTCGAGGGTCAGGCCCAAGCAGAGGCAAAGGCCAGTGAGGGCACCTACGCATTGGACTCCGAGAGCTCTATGGAG AAACTGGCAGCCCTCAGTGCCAGCCTGGCccgtgtggtggtgcctgccacagaggaggaggctgaggtggatgagtTTCCCACTGATGGG GAGATGTCAGCGCAGGAGGAAGACCGCAGGAAGGAGCTGGAGGCGCAGGAGAAGCACAAGAAGCTTTTTGAGGGCCTGAAGTTCTTCCTGAACCGAGAGGTGCCCCGTGAGGCCCTGGCCTTCATCATCAG GAGTTTTGGGGGGGAAGTGTCCTGGGACAAATCTTTGTGCATTGGGGCCACCTATGACGTCACAGACTCCCGCATCACCCACCAGATTGTCGACCGGCCTGGGCAGCAGACCTCAGTCATTGGCAG GTGCTACGTGCAGCCCCAGTGGGTGTTTGACTCAGTGAACGCCAGGCTCCTTCTCCCCGTGGCAGAGTACTTCCCTGGGGTGCAGCTGCCCCCACACCTTTCACCCTTTGTGACCGAGAAGGAAGGAGATTACGTTCCACCTGAGAAGCTGAAGCTGCTGGCTCTGCAGCGGGGAGAGGACCCAG GAAACCTGAATGAgtcagaagaggaggaggaagaggacgaCAACAACGAAGGTGATGGTGATGAAGAGggagaaaatgaggaggaggaggaagatgcagAGGCTGGttcagaaaaggaggaagaggcccGGCTGGCAGCCCTGGAAGAGCAGAGGATGGAGGGGAAG AAGCCCAGGGTGATGGCAGGCACCTTGAAGCTGGAGGATAAGCAGCGGCTGGCCCAGGAGGAGGAGAGTGAGGCCAAGCGCCTGGCCATTATGATGATGAAGAAGCGGGAGAAGTACCTGTACCAGAAGATCATGTTTGGCAAGAGGCGAAAAATCCGAGAG GCCAACAAGCTGGCGGAGAAGCGGAAAGCCCACGATGAGGCGGTGAGGTCTGAGAAGAAGGCCAAGAAGGCAAGGCCAGAGTGA